DNA sequence from the Trichocoleus desertorum ATA4-8-CV12 genome:
AGATGCTTCAACCGAATGGCCCAGATAATTCTGAATGAACATGAAGGAATTGAGGCAGCAATCCATCGATTCAAGCGGGAAGTTTCGCAGGCAAAAATTTTCCCCGATACAAAGCAGCATCGTCATCTAGAAACGCCTAGCGTAGAAACGCCGAGCGAAAAACACATAGGCAAAGCCATTGCCAAGCCTAGACAGCCGAAAAAATATTCTCGTCATTAAACTTAAGACTCACTTGATCGATTCAGCACCGAGTCGCTCTAAAACTTCAGCCTTCACCGTTCTAAAGCTGGGCTTCAGAGCTGCAATCAAAGCTGGAATCCGATACTCCTTCTCTTTGTAATCTCCTACTACCTCCTAAAGACTCTTATGAATACCAAAGAACTCCAAAGCCGCTACTCAGCTGGTCAAAGGGACTTCAGAAACCTAAATCTGATGGCTGCGAATCTGAGAAATCTCAACTTCAGTGGGGCTAATTTTACTGGGTCCAATTTCCGAGGCGCTAACCTAACTAGCACCAATTTGAGTCAAGCCAATCTGACTGATGTCAATTTCACGGGAGCCAACTTAACCAAAACCAATCTAACCAGAGCCAACTTAAAGAACGCGAATCTGACTCATGTCGATCTCACGGACACAAATCTGAATCATGCTTACCTGTCTGATGCCATCATGCCTGATGCAGCTGGGGTGAAGGTAGGCTCTGGTAGTGGTGCTGTGGCTCTGTCTCAAGATGTGATGTAGCTAGATATTAGCTAGCTTACTTGTATCCTATTTGCGCCAAATCTTTACTCTAGGCAAGTTTCTTCTTTGAGGAGAGTGGGTAAAGGAACTCTTCGCCGCGCAGGTAGGCATCAAATTCCTCTTCAAATCGGCTCCAACTGGTCGCGATCGAACGCTGCAAGCGGCAGGCTGGAGCTTTTTAGAAGAGGGGGGACGTTATTTAATCTGGATCTTTAGCGCTGGGTGTAACTCTTCAAATACATCCGTTTTTGTGCCCCTATCTTTCAGCATTAAGTTCAGCATTAAAAAGTCTGGTTGGCTTTTCAGTTTCATCCAAGGCTTTAGGACTCCATGCGGTCGTACAACAATGTGACGGTGCGATCGCCATCCATGCTCTTATCCTTAAGCATGCGAGTCGGGAACATAGATTTATATAAATTCAGAAGATTGCCCTGACTTGAGTACAGCAACTACTCAAAGTCATAAGTCACCAGCGAGCTCATCAATGAATCGTAGTCTTGAAGATTAGATGAAGTAGAGCTTCAGTAGTATTACGGCTAACTAAGGGTTGTATTCAGTTAATTTCGCCTTGGTTATCCACGAGCTGTTCTAAAAACCGTAAAAATCCTTACAGCTTTCATGAGTGAAGTAGCAATTTAATGAATTTAGCCTAGTAAAAATCCTTAGAAGTTCTAGAACTAGGATTGCGCTTAGAGCTGCGCAAGAAGACAAACACTACAAAACGGGTTTAGAGTTAGTGAGCTTTGTCAAGATTTCGACTATAGTGGAAAGTCCTAGAATTGAGACTGGGTGGTAATTTCAGAATTGCGATCGCAATTTTTGCCCTCTAGTACCTTCGGTGGTACTGATCTAAGTTGTATTTTTCTAGACGGGCACTTTTGGACTGTTCAAAACGTCTTCATAAAAGCTTTGTTGAATCAACTCTATCCTTGTCAGGC
Encoded proteins:
- a CDS encoding pentapeptide repeat-containing protein, with the translated sequence MNTKELQSRYSAGQRDFRNLNLMAANLRNLNFSGANFTGSNFRGANLTSTNLSQANLTDVNFTGANLTKTNLTRANLKNANLTHVDLTDTNLNHAYLSDAIMPDAAGVKVGSGSGAVALSQDVM
- the rpsU gene encoding 30S ribosomal protein S21; the protein is MAQIILNEHEGIEAAIHRFKREVSQAKIFPDTKQHRHLETPSVETPSEKHIGKAIAKPRQPKKYSRH